A genomic segment from Anabas testudineus chromosome 6, fAnaTes1.2, whole genome shotgun sequence encodes:
- the mical2b gene encoding protein-methionine sulfoxide oxidase mical2b isoform X5, with product MGETEDERTAQACQLFENFVQASTCKGTLQAFSILCRQLELDPLDHSNFYNLLKAAVSTWKVKALWTKLDKRAQHKVYDQNKACQGTRCLIIGGGPCGLRTAIELTLLGCKVVVIEKRHTFSRNNVLHLWPFTIHDLRGLGAKKFYGKFCAGSLDHISIRQLQLMLLKVSLILGVEIHVNVEFIKLVEPPAEQTDDSPGWRADVRPSSHPVSDFNFDVVIGADGRKNTLDGFTRKEFRGKLAIAITANFINRNTTAEAKVEEISGVAFIFNQKFFLELKEETGIDLENIVYYRDNTHYFVMTAKKQSLLDKGVILNDYIETERLLGADNVNQEALLSYAREAADFGTNYQLPSLDYAINHYGQPDVAMFDFTSMYASENAALIREKHGRQLLVALVGDSLLEPFWPMGTGCARGFLAAFDTAWMVRGWAQGKSPLEILAERESIYRLLPQTTTENISKNFEQYTIDPATRYPNLNSTCVRPHQVRHLYIDGQQDLCNLESGGPTRRSVNLSRKESEVRPGRLLTWCQKQTQGYRGVHVTNLTSSWKNGLALCALIHHHRPRLIDYDSLNEEDVAGNNQLAFDVAEREFGIQPVTTGKEMATQAEPDKLLVVLYLSKFYEAFRNSPINNGTRAPDENSEEYSSKTNHKVLNTPQPRKRVPRDDKKLEDDSVNKRRRKGNHYLTELSCHSAPPIGEDGELRENKVRSMATQLLAKFEENSSTAQTRSKCVARKDFPPGLGGSDICHFCTKRVYVMERLSAEGYFFHRECFRCDVCKCTLRLGGHTFDSQEAKFYCKMHYAQRQSSTHLSRFGRRMKDHSCTAPSSLDNGSYSSSGSVQIQLPGGASSLQSEQPDNDQNAVPEDTEMAVDALDAFCIVKSTAHDTTGAKGQSQDRTKGHCKIKKNNRWKSKIQAPFSFIKTFPKSGPLEKKEGQEGVSEADFEEITEETQTVCQNYDGSSKASADAKQPAERSESHEEGSATAQTVCSSSTPKKRLMIPLSEKEKLLDWEMKVTSEENPINTKATQQHEDQVPAETEADKLHKDSSQDGEPSQSQASASSLSAFQLIANAFRRKFSVTNPSRSSNTAVIMRPTRDRSRKKRPMSEGAFNLGSLFSTESLEPSGEEKAAAKPESWWASIEADPWGAGQDLPSLLQQVSLKGQRDSGGVFSDNMGSLSRKRVNLFSSLRLKKRELSDSEGKDHEIQKEIKTILTNLRNKASSQQNLEESSSSEDENENLTFNHKLCAERQRMKQEKTVAQQAKREQLKRLHRAQMIQRQLEEVGEKQRDLEERGVAIEKIIRGETDSCQTHDSDETQLYQSWFKLVLEKNRLARYESELMIFAQELELEDTQSRLQQDLRRRMAVEDTKKSASELQEEQEILSDIMKMVEKRDMLVSILEEQRLKERAEDRDLESLVLSKGYEFHWVQADDSWEQEKLDCED from the exons ATGGGTGAGACGGAGGATGAGCGCACAGCCCAGGCCTGCCAGCTCTTTGAGAACTTTGTCCAGGCGTCCACATGTAAAGGGACTCTGCAGGCCTTCAGCATCCTCTGCAGGCAGCTGGAACTGGATCCTCTGGACCACAGCAACTTCTACAACTTGTTGAAGGCTGCAGTCAGCACGTGGAAGGTCAAGGCTCTGTGGACCAAGCTAGACAAAAGGGCACAGCACAAGGTCTACGACCAGAATAAAGCCTGCCAGGGCACCAGG TGTCTGATCATCGGAGGGGGTCCTTGTGGCCTGCGAACAGCCATTGAGCTCACCCTGCTGGGCTGCAAGGTTGTGGTGATTGAGAAGAGACACACTTTCTCCAGGAACAATGTGCTGCATCTTTGGCCCTTTACCATCCATGACCTCAGAGGCCTCGGAGCCAAGAAGTTCTACGGCAAGTTCTGTGCCGGCTCTCTCGACCACATCA GTATCCGTCAGCTCCAACTGATGCTGCTGAAAGTAAGTCTGATTCTGGGAGTGGAGATTCATGTCAACGTGGAGTTCATCAAACTTGTGGAGCCACCAGCCGAGCAGACGGATgaca gCCCTGGGTGGAGAGCAGATGTCCGGCCTTCCAGCCATCCCGTCTCGGACTTCAACTTTGACGTGGTGATTGGAGCCGACGGGCGCAAAAACACATTAGATG GTTTCACTCGCAAAGAGTTTCGTGGTAAGTTGGCCATTGCCATCACTGCAAACTTTATCAACAGGAATACCACAGCTGAGGCCAAGGTGGAAGAAATCAGTGGCGTGGCCTTCATCTTTAACCAAAAGTTCTTTCTGGAGCTCAAGGAGGAGACAG GAATCGACTTGGAGAACATAGTTTACTACAGAGACAACACCCACTACTTTGTCATGACAGCGAAGAAGCAGAGTCTGCTAGACAAAGGGGTCATCTTAAAT GACTATATAGAAACAGAGAGACTGCTGGGTGCTGACAACGTCAACCAGGAAGCATTGCTCTCCTATGCCCGTGAGGCAGCCGACTTTGGCACAAACTACCAGCTGCCATCCCTGGACTACGCCATCAACCACTACGGGCAGCCAGATGTAGCCATGTTTGACTTCACCAGCATGTACGCTTCAGAGAATGCTGCCTTAATCCGGGAGAAACATGGACGGCAGCTCCTTGTTGCGCTGGTGGGAGATAGTCTGCTTGAG CCCTTCTGGCCGATGGGTACAGGCTGTGCTCGGGGCTTTCTGGCAGCCTTTGACACAGCCTGGATGGTGAGGGGCTGGGCACAGGGCAAAAGCCCACTAGAGATACTGGCTGAGAg GGAGAGCATTTATAGACTGCTGCCTCAGACCACCACAGAAAACATCAGTAAGAACTTTGAACAGTACACCATTGATCCTGCTACTCGTTACCCCAACCTCAACTCCACCTGTGTACGCCCACATCAG GTTCGTCACCTGTACATTGATGGCCAACAGGACTTGTGTAACCTTGAAAGTGGAGGCCCCACACGTAGATCAGTCAACTTGTCCAGAAAAG AGTCTGAGGTGCGTCCTGGCCGCCTACTGACCTGGTGTCAGAAGCAGACCCAGGGCTACAGAGGAGTCCACGTCACCAACCTGACATCTTCCTGGAAGAACGGCCTGGCCCTCTGTGCTCTCATACACCACCACAGGCCTAGGCTTAT TGATTATGACTCTCTGAACGAGGAGGATGTTGCTGGGAATAATCAGTTGGCATTCGATGTGGCTGAGCGAGAGTTCGGTATCCAGCCAGTGACGACAGGAAAGGAGATGGCTACACAGGCTGAACCAGACAAGCTGCTGGTGGTCCTCTACCTCTCCAAGTTCTACGAGGCCTTTAGGAATTCCCCAATAAACAATG GTACAAGAGCACCAGATGAAAATAGTGAAGAATATTCATCGAAAACCAACCACAAAGTACTGAACACGCCTCAGCCCAGGAAGAGGGTACCCAGG GATGACAAGAAACTGGAAGACGATTCTGTCAACAAGAGACGGCGAAAGGGCAACCACTACCTCACTGAG TTGTCCTGTCACAGTGCGCCCCCTATTGGTGAGGATGGAGAGCTGCGGGAGAATAAGGTCCGCTCCATGGCAACTCAGCTGCTGGCCAAATTTGAGGAGAACTCATCAACAGCACAGACACGCAGCAAG TGCGTGGCACGTAAGGACTTTCCTCCTGGGCTCGGCGGCAGTGACATCTGCCACTTCTGCACCAAGAGGGTGTATGTGATGGAGAGACTAAGCGCAGAGGGCTACTTCTTTCATCGGGAGTGTTTCCGTTGTGACGTCTGCAAGTGCACCCTCCGTCTGGGAGGACACACTTTTGATTCACAGGAGG CAAAGTTCTACTGCAAGATGCATTATGCCCAGCGCCAATCCAGCACTCACTTAAGCAGGTTCGGAAGGAGAATG AAGGACCATAGCTGTACCGCACCCTCGTCGCTGGACAACGGGAGCTACTCATCGTCGGGCAGCGTTCAGATCCAACTACCAG gTGGGGCATCCAGCTTGCAATCGGAGCAGCCTGATAACGATCAGAATGCAGTTCCTGAAGACACAGAAATGGCTGTAGATGCTCTGGATGCTTTCTGCATCGTGAAATCCACAGCACATGACACCACAGGGGCCAAAGGCCAAAGCCAGGACAGAACCAAAG GTCATTGTAAAATCAAAAAGAATAATAGATGGAAAAGCAAGATCCAAGCAC CCTTCAGCTTCATTAAGACCTTCCCAAAAAGCGGgccactggaaaaaaaagagggacaAGAGGGCGTCTCTGAAGCGGACTTTGAGGAGATCACAGAAGAAACCCAAACAGTATGCCAg AACTACGATGGCAGTTCTAAGGCATCTGCTGATGCCAAGCAACCTGCCGAGAGAAGTGAGAGTCATGAAGAAGGCTCAGCTACAGCACAGACAGTCTGCAGCTCGTCCACCCCGAAGAAACGCTTGATGATACCACTTTCTGAGAAAGAGAAGCTTCTAGACTGGGAAATGAAAGTCACATCAGAAGAAAATCCTATTAACACAAAGGCTACACAGCAACATGAAGACCAG GTaccagcagagacagaagcagaTAAGCTTCATAAAGACTCAAGCCAGGATGGAGAACCATCTCAGAGCCAAGCCTCTGCCTCGTCCCTCTCAGCTTTCCAGCTCATAGCCAACGCCTTCAGGAGGAAGTTTAGTGTGACCAATCCCTCCAGGAGCTCCAACACTGCAGTcataat GCGACCCACACGCGACAGGTCCCGCAAAAAAAGGCCCATGTCAGAGGGTGCGTTCAACCTTGGTTCCCTCTTTAGCACTGAGAGTTTGGAGCCATCTGGAGAGGAGAAGGCGGCAGCCAAGCCTGAATCTTGGTGGGCATCTATAGAGGCCGATCCATGGGGAGCGGGGCAAGACCTGCCCTCTTTGCTGCAGCAGGTGTCCCTAAAGGGCCAGAGGGACTCTGGAGGGGTGTTCTCTGACAACATGGGCTCATTGTCCCGTAAGAGGGTCAACCTCTTCTCTTCCCTGAGGCTGAAGAAGAGGGAGTTGTCTGACAGTGAAGGGAAAGACCACGAGAttcagaaggaaataaaaaccatCCTCACCAACCTCAGAAACAAAG CCTCTAGTCAACAGAATCTGGAGGAGTCTTCGTCCAGcgaggatgaaaatgaaaacctgaCATTCAATCACAAG CTGtgtgcagagagacagaggatgaaGCAGGAGAAGACGGTGGCGCAGCAGGCTAAAAGAGAACAGCTGAAGAGGCTTCATAGAGCTCAG ATGATCCAAAGACAACTTGAGGAAgttggagagaaacagagagaccTGGAGGAGAGGGGCGTGGCTATCGAAAAGATCATAAGAGGAGAAACGG ATTCATGTCAAACTCATGACAGTGATGAGACCCAGCTCTATCAGTCTTGGTTTAAACTTGTTCTGGAGAAGAACAGATTGGCTCGCTATGAGTCTGAACTCATGATCTT CGCCCAGGAGCTTGAACTGGAGGACACACAGAGCCGACTGCAACAAGATCTAAGACGCAGAATGGCAGTAGAAG ATACAAAGAAGAGTGCATCTGAGCTTCAGGAGGAGCAGGAAATTCTATCAGATATCATGAAGATGGTGGAGAAAAGAGACATGCTGGTCTCGATACTGGAGGAGCAGAGGCTGAAGGAGAGGGCTGAGGACAGGGACCTGGAGAGCCTCGTACTGTCCAAGGGATATGAATTCCACTGGGTCCAGGCAGATGACAGCTGGGAGCAGGAAAAACTGGACTGTGAGGACTGA
- the mical2b gene encoding protein-methionine sulfoxide oxidase mical2b isoform X6, with amino-acid sequence MGETEDERTAQACQLFENFVQASTCKGTLQAFSILCRQLELDPLDHSNFYNLLKAAVSTWKVKALWTKLDKRAQHKVYDQNKACQGTRCLIIGGGPCGLRTAIELTLLGCKVVVIEKRHTFSRNNVLHLWPFTIHDLRGLGAKKFYGKFCAGSLDHISIRQLQLMLLKVSLILGVEIHVNVEFIKLVEPPAEQTDDSPGWRADVRPSSHPVSDFNFDVVIGADGRKNTLDGFTRKEFRGKLAIAITANFINRNTTAEAKVEEISGVAFIFNQKFFLELKEETGIDLENIVYYRDNTHYFVMTAKKQSLLDKGVILNDYIETERLLGADNVNQEALLSYAREAADFGTNYQLPSLDYAINHYGQPDVAMFDFTSMYASENAALIREKHGRQLLVALVGDSLLEPFWPMGTGCARGFLAAFDTAWMVRGWAQGKSPLEILAERESIYRLLPQTTTENISKNFEQYTIDPATRYPNLNSTCVRPHQVRHLYIDGQQDLCNLESGGPTRRSVNLSRKESEVRPGRLLTWCQKQTQGYRGVHVTNLTSSWKNGLALCALIHHHRPRLIDYDSLNEEDVAGNNQLAFDVAEREFGIQPVTTGKEMATQAEPDKLLVVLYLSKFYEAFRNSPINNGTRAPDENSEEYSSKTNHKVLNTPQPRKRVPRDDKKLEDDSVNKRRRKGNHYLTELSCHSAPPIGEDGELRENKVRSMATQLLAKFEENSSTAQTRSKMRMMTMMRKKRRGRREKTLVLQSPKTHPLPLLLLLFLLLTQNGR; translated from the exons ATGGGTGAGACGGAGGATGAGCGCACAGCCCAGGCCTGCCAGCTCTTTGAGAACTTTGTCCAGGCGTCCACATGTAAAGGGACTCTGCAGGCCTTCAGCATCCTCTGCAGGCAGCTGGAACTGGATCCTCTGGACCACAGCAACTTCTACAACTTGTTGAAGGCTGCAGTCAGCACGTGGAAGGTCAAGGCTCTGTGGACCAAGCTAGACAAAAGGGCACAGCACAAGGTCTACGACCAGAATAAAGCCTGCCAGGGCACCAGG TGTCTGATCATCGGAGGGGGTCCTTGTGGCCTGCGAACAGCCATTGAGCTCACCCTGCTGGGCTGCAAGGTTGTGGTGATTGAGAAGAGACACACTTTCTCCAGGAACAATGTGCTGCATCTTTGGCCCTTTACCATCCATGACCTCAGAGGCCTCGGAGCCAAGAAGTTCTACGGCAAGTTCTGTGCCGGCTCTCTCGACCACATCA GTATCCGTCAGCTCCAACTGATGCTGCTGAAAGTAAGTCTGATTCTGGGAGTGGAGATTCATGTCAACGTGGAGTTCATCAAACTTGTGGAGCCACCAGCCGAGCAGACGGATgaca gCCCTGGGTGGAGAGCAGATGTCCGGCCTTCCAGCCATCCCGTCTCGGACTTCAACTTTGACGTGGTGATTGGAGCCGACGGGCGCAAAAACACATTAGATG GTTTCACTCGCAAAGAGTTTCGTGGTAAGTTGGCCATTGCCATCACTGCAAACTTTATCAACAGGAATACCACAGCTGAGGCCAAGGTGGAAGAAATCAGTGGCGTGGCCTTCATCTTTAACCAAAAGTTCTTTCTGGAGCTCAAGGAGGAGACAG GAATCGACTTGGAGAACATAGTTTACTACAGAGACAACACCCACTACTTTGTCATGACAGCGAAGAAGCAGAGTCTGCTAGACAAAGGGGTCATCTTAAAT GACTATATAGAAACAGAGAGACTGCTGGGTGCTGACAACGTCAACCAGGAAGCATTGCTCTCCTATGCCCGTGAGGCAGCCGACTTTGGCACAAACTACCAGCTGCCATCCCTGGACTACGCCATCAACCACTACGGGCAGCCAGATGTAGCCATGTTTGACTTCACCAGCATGTACGCTTCAGAGAATGCTGCCTTAATCCGGGAGAAACATGGACGGCAGCTCCTTGTTGCGCTGGTGGGAGATAGTCTGCTTGAG CCCTTCTGGCCGATGGGTACAGGCTGTGCTCGGGGCTTTCTGGCAGCCTTTGACACAGCCTGGATGGTGAGGGGCTGGGCACAGGGCAAAAGCCCACTAGAGATACTGGCTGAGAg GGAGAGCATTTATAGACTGCTGCCTCAGACCACCACAGAAAACATCAGTAAGAACTTTGAACAGTACACCATTGATCCTGCTACTCGTTACCCCAACCTCAACTCCACCTGTGTACGCCCACATCAG GTTCGTCACCTGTACATTGATGGCCAACAGGACTTGTGTAACCTTGAAAGTGGAGGCCCCACACGTAGATCAGTCAACTTGTCCAGAAAAG AGTCTGAGGTGCGTCCTGGCCGCCTACTGACCTGGTGTCAGAAGCAGACCCAGGGCTACAGAGGAGTCCACGTCACCAACCTGACATCTTCCTGGAAGAACGGCCTGGCCCTCTGTGCTCTCATACACCACCACAGGCCTAGGCTTAT TGATTATGACTCTCTGAACGAGGAGGATGTTGCTGGGAATAATCAGTTGGCATTCGATGTGGCTGAGCGAGAGTTCGGTATCCAGCCAGTGACGACAGGAAAGGAGATGGCTACACAGGCTGAACCAGACAAGCTGCTGGTGGTCCTCTACCTCTCCAAGTTCTACGAGGCCTTTAGGAATTCCCCAATAAACAATG GTACAAGAGCACCAGATGAAAATAGTGAAGAATATTCATCGAAAACCAACCACAAAGTACTGAACACGCCTCAGCCCAGGAAGAGGGTACCCAGG GATGACAAGAAACTGGAAGACGATTCTGTCAACAAGAGACGGCGAAAGGGCAACCACTACCTCACTGAG TTGTCCTGTCACAGTGCGCCCCCTATTGGTGAGGATGGAGAGCTGCGGGAGAATAAGGTCCGCTCCATGGCAACTCAGCTGCTGGCCAAATTTGAGGAGAACTCATCAACAGCACAGACACGCAGCAAG atgaggatgatgactatgatgaggaagaagaggagagggaggagagagaaaacccTCGTTTTGCAAAGCCCAAAGACAcaccctctccccctcctcctccttctgttcCTCCTGCTCACCCAAAATGGCAG GTGA